The window CGCTCTCGCCCTGGAGATGGAGCGCGCAGCGCTCGTTCGCGCCCTCGGCCTCCCGCCGGTAGGCCGCCAGGAAGCGGCCGCGCGAGTATGTCGTGCCGGCGACGAGCCCCGCGATGGGCGAGCGGTTGACGTGGACGTTGAGCGGCGAGAGGAAGACCGCCACGCGCACGGCCGGCCCGACGAACCGGTCGTCGGTCTCGTCCACCGAGAGCACCCGCCCGTCCGCCGGCGACAGCACGCCGCCCGGCACCGACGGCACGTCGCGCTCGGGGTCCCGGAAGAACCCCGCCGACACGAGCGAGGCGGCGGCGCACGCCGCCGCCAGCCTCTTGTGGCCCGTCAGCGCCAGGACCGCCGCCACGATGCCCGGGGGCAGGATGAAGGGCCAGCCCTCGCGCGCGATGGGAAGCTTGGCCACGCTACATCCTCGGCGGCTTGATCCAGGACATCATCGCGCGCAGCCGCTTGCCGACCTCCTCGATCGGATGCGCGGCGTCGCGCCGGCGCATCGCCAGGAAGCCCGCGCGGTTCGCCTGGTTCTCGAGCACCCACTCGCGGGCGAACTGCCCCGACTGGATCTCGGCGAGGATCTTCCGCATCTCGGCCTTCGTCTCCTCGCTCACGATCCGCGGCCCGCGCGTGTAGTCGCCGTACTCGGCCGTGTCGGAGACGGAGTAGCGCATGTACGCGAGACCGCCCTGGTAGAACAGGTCGACGATCAGCTTCATCTCGTGCATGCACTCGAAGTAGGCGACCTCCGGCTGGTAGCCCGCCTCGACGAGCGTCTCGAACGCTGCCTTGATCAGGTGCGAGATGCCGCCGCACAGGGTCGTCTGCTCGCCGAAGAGATCGGTTTCGGTCTCTTCCTTGAAGGTAGTTTCGATCACCCCCGCCCGGGTACAGCCCACGCCCTTGCCGTAGGCGAGGGCCACGTCGCGCGCCTTGCCCGAGACGTCCTGGTGCACGGCGAGAAGCGCGGGCACGCCCGGCCCCTGGGTGAAGAGGTCGCGCATCACGTGGCCCGGGGCCTTGGGCGCGATCATCGCGACGTCCACGTCGGGCGGCGGGACCACCTGGTTGAAGTGGATGTTGAAGCCGTGCGCGAACATGAGCATCTTGCCCTTGCCGAGCCCGCCCTTGATCTCCGCCTCGAACACCTGCCGCTGGCTCTGGTCGGGGAGCAGGATCATGATGACGCCAGCCGTCTGCGCGGCCTCGTTCACGGTCGCGACGCGGAGGCCGTCCTTCTCGGCCTTCGCCCAGCTCTTGGAGCCCTTGTAGAGGCCGACGACGACGTCCTGGCCCGAGTCGCGGAGGTTCAGCGCGTGCGCGTGCCCCTGGCTGCCGTAGCCGATGATCGCGAGCTTCTTGCCCTTGAGCAGCCCGAGATCGGCGTCCTGGTCGTAG is drawn from Candidatus Methylomirabilota bacterium and contains these coding sequences:
- a CDS encoding phosphatidylserine decarboxylase; this translates as MAKLPIAREGWPFILPPGIVAAVLALTGHKRLAAACAAASLVSAGFFRDPERDVPSVPGGVLSPADGRVLSVDETDDRFVGPAVRVAVFLSPLNVHVNRSPIAGLVAGTTYSRGRFLAAYRREAEGANERCALHLQGESARVTVVQIAGVVARRIVCRVGPGDKLAAGERFGMIRFGSRTDCVMPRGTDVRVRAGDRVTGGMT
- the ilvC gene encoding ketol-acid reductoisomerase, whose translation is MPAKIYYDQDADLGLLKGKKLAIIGYGSQGHAHALNLRDSGQDVVVGLYKGSKSWAKAEKDGLRVATVNEAAQTAGVIMILLPDQSQRQVFEAEIKGGLGKGKMLMFAHGFNIHFNQVVPPPDVDVAMIAPKAPGHVMRDLFTQGPGVPALLAVHQDVSGKARDVALAYGKGVGCTRAGVIETTFKEETETDLFGEQTTLCGGISHLIKAAFETLVEAGYQPEVAYFECMHEMKLIVDLFYQGGLAYMRYSVSDTAEYGDYTRGPRIVSEETKAEMRKILAEIQSGQFAREWVLENQANRAGFLAMRRRDAAHPIEEVGKRLRAMMSWIKPPRM